A section of the Humulus lupulus chromosome 2, drHumLupu1.1, whole genome shotgun sequence genome encodes:
- the LOC133819486 gene encoding UDP-glucuronic acid decarboxylase 2-like yields MNSELIHRSNNTNNPAQHQENQSGQVQDQVHSPRSTTTTRFSFRDQRLVFVLIGIAIATLFFNTFPLLQHHHQHQQQQRWSDPVIESGSDLPTRRVLYQTSTGATAKRDGFAPLKVSGKVPLGLKRKSLRIVVTGGAGFVGSHLVDRLIARGDSVIVVDNFFTGRKENLVHQFGNPRFELIRHDVVEPILLEVDQIYHLACPASPVHYKFNPVKTIKTNVVGTLNMLGLAKRVGARFLLTSTSEVYGDPLQHPQVESYWGNVNPIGVRSCYDEGKRTAETLSMDYHRGLGIEVRIARIFNTYGPRMCIDDGRVVSNFVAQALRKEPLTVYGDGKQTRSFQYVSDLVEGLMRLMEGEHVGPFNLGNPGEFTMLELAQVVQEVIDPNAKIEFKPNTEDDPHKRRPDISKAKELLGWEPVVSLRKGLPLMVSDFRQRIFGDQKDTEAASSA; encoded by the exons ATGAATTCTGAGCTTATTCACCGGAGCAACAACACTAATAATCCAGCTCAACATCAAGAAAACCAATCAGGCCAAGTACAAGATCAAGTACACTCACCAAGATCAACGACTACGACTCGCTTCTCCTTTCGAGATCAACGACTCGTCTTCGTTTTAATTGGCATCGCCATCGCTACCTTGTTCTTCAACACTTTTCCTCTGTTACAACATCATCATCAACACCAACAACAACAACGTTGGTCTGACCCGGTTATTGAGTCCGGGTCGGACCTCCCGACTCGGAGGGTGCTCTACCAGACGAGTACCGGTGCTACTGCTAAACGAGATGGGTTTGCGCCATTGAAAGTGAGCGGGAAAGTTCCTTTGGGATTGAAACGGAAGAGCCTCAGAATCGTCGTGACTGGCGGAGCCGGGTTCGTTGGGAGCCACCTCGTGGACCGTCTGATCGCTAGGGGTGATAGCGTCATCGTCGTTGATAATTTCTTTACGGGTCGTAAGGAGAATTTGGTTCATCAATTTGGTAACCCAAGGTTTGAGCTCATTCGACACGACGTCGTTGAGCCTATATTGCTCGAAGTCGATCAGATCTACCATTTGGCTTGCCCGGCCTCTCCGGTTCATTACAAGTTTAATCCAGTCAAGACCATCA AGACCAATGTGGTGGGGACACTGAACATGCTGGGACTTGCGAAGAGGGTTGGGGCCCGCTTCTTGTTAACCAGCACCAGTGAAGTGTATGGTGACCCTTTGCAGCACCCTCAGGTCGAGTCCTATTGGGGCAATGTTAACCCCATCG GTGTGAGGAGCTGTTATGATGAGGGAAAACGAACAGCAGAGACCTTGAGCATGGACTATCATAGAGGCCTTGGAATTGAG GTGAGAATTGCTAGAATTTTTAACACTTACGGACCACGTATGTGCATCGACGATGGTCGTGTTGTCAGCAATTTTGTAGCTCAG GCATTGAGAAAAGAGCCATTGACAGTTTATGGTGATGGGAAGCAAACAAGGAGTTTCCAATACGTTTCTGACCTG GTGGAAGGTCTGATGCGGCTGATGGAGGGTGAACATGTTGGCCCCTTCAATCTTGGCAACCCTGGTGAATTCACCATGCTCGAGCTCGCTCAG GTTGTGCAAGAAGTAATAGACCCAAATGCAAAGATAGAGTTTAAGCCAAACACAGAGGATGACCCCCATAAGAGGAGGCCAGACATTTCAAAGGCCAAGGAGTTACTTGGGTGGGAGCCTGTTGTGTCCCTCCGCAAAGGACTTCCTCTAATGGTTTCTGATTTCAGGCAACGTATTTTTGGTGACCAAAAGGACACTGAGGCTGCTTCTTCAGCATAG